One Streptomyces sp. NBC_01237 genomic region harbors:
- a CDS encoding transketolase produces MTHTTAAPVRGYRDLNRLISLMTGDEKHGPAAHSTLDALWVLYDRVLRVAPDTVDAPGRDRFLLSKGHGPMAYYAVLAARGFFGEELLPGFGSYDSPLGHHPDRLLVPGAEIGSGSLGHGLPLAVGSVLGLRAQGLTDPRVWVLVGDAELDEGSNHEAIAYAGPAGLEQLHTLVIDNASATHALPGGITARFEAAGWSAVTVDGRDHEALYEAFTTPHPGRPLAVVARVEPKP; encoded by the coding sequence ATGACGCACACGACTGCCGCACCGGTCCGCGGATACCGCGACCTGAACCGTCTGATCAGCCTGATGACGGGCGACGAGAAGCACGGCCCCGCCGCCCATTCCACGCTCGATGCCCTGTGGGTGCTGTACGACCGGGTGCTGCGGGTCGCGCCCGACACCGTCGACGCCCCGGGGCGGGACCGCTTCCTGCTCTCCAAGGGGCACGGGCCGATGGCGTACTACGCCGTTCTCGCGGCGCGCGGATTCTTCGGCGAGGAACTGCTGCCCGGCTTCGGGTCCTACGACTCGCCGCTGGGGCACCACCCGGACCGGCTGCTGGTGCCGGGCGCGGAGATCGGCAGCGGGTCGCTGGGCCACGGGCTTCCGCTGGCCGTGGGGAGCGTGCTGGGGCTGCGGGCCCAGGGGCTCACCGATCCGCGGGTGTGGGTGCTGGTCGGGGACGCGGAGCTGGACGAGGGCAGCAACCACGAGGCGATCGCCTACGCCGGTCCCGCCGGGCTGGAGCAGCTGCACACCCTGGTGATCGACAACGCCTCCGCGACCCACGCGCTGCCCGGTGGCATCACCGCCCGGTTCGAGGCCGCCGGATGGTCGGCGGTGACCGTGGACGGGCGGGATCACGAGGCGCTGTACGAGGCGTTCACCACGCCGCACCCGGGGCGGCCCCTGGCCGTGGTCGCCCGCGTGGAACCCAAGCCCTGA